The Niallia alba genome includes a window with the following:
- a CDS encoding carbon-phosphorus lyase complex subunit PhnI, which translates to MGYVAVKGGTLAIEESIKCLKLERVKQGRTIEVEKIQGGMRGLIDQVMSESSLYDETLAALAIKQAEGNPEEAVFLLRAFRSTVPRKHYGRVIESNDMQIERRISASFKDIPGGQILGSTTDYTHRLLDIYLKEETDQSVQAWVKDYLKESLEIGEQASKLTLPKVLDYLRKEGLISTCENNDQEPDDVTRQSLAFPSTRSQRLQILTRGQTGAVTSFAYAVIRGYGDLHPTVGELRVGKLPVTINHPLSDGQDENDAYYIGEVKVTEVEMLMPVLVEKEYGKKEMEFEIGYGLCFGQNETKAIAMGILDYCLEHPNKEFPSHNEEFVLYHIDSVESSGFISHLKMPHYVTFQSKLDSVRKTKKDKRQEVKS; encoded by the coding sequence ATGGGATACGTTGCTGTAAAGGGCGGAACGCTTGCAATTGAAGAGTCGATTAAGTGTCTGAAATTGGAAAGAGTGAAACAGGGAAGAACCATTGAAGTGGAAAAGATACAGGGGGGAATGAGAGGACTCATCGATCAAGTCATGTCGGAAAGTAGTCTCTATGACGAGACTTTAGCAGCTTTAGCGATTAAGCAAGCAGAGGGAAATCCAGAAGAAGCTGTATTCTTACTAAGAGCCTTCCGCTCAACCGTTCCGCGAAAACATTATGGAAGAGTAATAGAATCAAATGATATGCAGATAGAACGTCGTATTTCAGCTAGCTTTAAAGATATTCCAGGAGGACAAATTCTTGGCTCAACAACAGATTATACACATCGGCTCCTTGATATTTACTTAAAGGAAGAAACCGATCAAAGTGTTCAAGCGTGGGTGAAGGATTATTTAAAGGAAAGCTTGGAGATAGGAGAGCAAGCTAGTAAGCTTACCCTCCCAAAAGTTCTTGATTACTTAAGGAAAGAAGGCTTAATTTCCACTTGTGAGAATAATGATCAGGAACCAGATGATGTAACTAGACAAAGTCTTGCATTCCCATCGACAAGAAGTCAAAGGCTGCAAATTTTAACAAGGGGGCAAACTGGTGCAGTCACTTCCTTTGCTTATGCGGTTATTCGTGGCTATGGGGATTTGCATCCGACTGTCGGCGAACTTCGTGTCGGTAAATTGCCAGTGACAATAAATCATCCACTATCTGATGGGCAAGACGAAAATGATGCCTATTATATTGGAGAAGTCAAAGTAACAGAAGTGGAAATGCTTATGCCTGTGTTAGTGGAAAAAGAATATGGCAAAAAGGAAATGGAATTTGAAATCGGTTATGGATTATGTTTCGGTCAAAATGAAACAAAGGCAATTGCAATGGGGATTTTAGATTACTGTTTAGAACATCCAAATAAAGAATTTCCTAGTCATAATGAGGAATTTGTTCTATATCATATTGATTCTGTAGAATCATCAGGTTTTATTTCACATTTAAAAATGCCTCATTATGTCACTTTCCAATCGAAACTAGATAGTGTACGAAAGACAAAAAAGGACAAAAGACAAGAGGTGAAAAGCTAA
- a CDS encoding PhnE/PtxC family ABC transporter permease: MVVNKQVAVEEQLDKQEPSKRIKIKTLTKSTVMIRITLLALAILTIYAFYSFDYKEIDFGEAMFATFANLKAMFFEAHFQHFTFTHALYQVLVTLGLAFLTTIFGAIIAVVLGLLAAENLTSKRVSVIIKGMVAFIRAVPTVLWVLIFAVAAGLGSVAAVIGMTFHSVSYLVKAYSESFEELDNGVIEALQASGANFWQIIFQAVIPSSLTYMISWTFLRFEINFAVAVAMGAAAGAGGIGFDMFMASNFYLDIREIGTITFFILAVAILLEVFATRLKRKLRVKG; the protein is encoded by the coding sequence ATGGTAGTTAATAAGCAAGTGGCTGTAGAAGAACAGCTAGATAAGCAAGAACCATCAAAACGCATAAAAATTAAAACGTTAACGAAATCAACCGTTATGATCAGAATCACTCTTTTAGCATTAGCGATTCTCACGATTTATGCTTTTTATAGCTTTGACTATAAAGAGATTGATTTTGGAGAAGCAATGTTCGCGACCTTTGCAAACTTAAAAGCTATGTTTTTTGAAGCACATTTTCAGCATTTTACATTTACGCATGCTCTTTACCAAGTTTTAGTAACGTTAGGTCTTGCTTTTTTAACCACGATATTTGGTGCAATTATTGCGGTCGTCTTAGGTTTATTAGCAGCGGAAAACTTAACATCGAAACGAGTGTCTGTCATTATTAAAGGAATGGTTGCTTTTATAAGAGCGGTGCCGACCGTTTTATGGGTGTTGATTTTTGCTGTCGCAGCAGGTCTTGGTAGTGTTGCCGCTGTTATTGGGATGACGTTTCATTCTGTCAGTTATTTAGTGAAGGCCTACTCTGAGTCTTTTGAGGAACTAGATAATGGTGTGATTGAAGCACTTCAAGCAAGTGGAGCAAACTTTTGGCAAATCATTTTTCAGGCGGTTATTCCATCTTCCCTCACCTATATGATTTCTTGGACATTTTTACGCTTCGAAATTAACTTCGCTGTCGCTGTTGCGATGGGAGCAGCTGCCGGTGCAGGCGGAATCGGCTTTGATATGTTCATGGCAAGCAATTTCTATTTAGATATTAGAGAAATTGGAACCATTACTTTCTTTATTTTAGCAGTAGCCATTCTCCTTGAAGTCTTTGCGACAAGGTTAAAAAGGAAACTTCGAGTAAAAGGATGA
- the phnM gene encoding phosphonate metabolism protein PhnM, with amino-acid sequence MYVITNGRLITEDTVLHGYDLLIEEDRITKMAPKGEIKFEEGMEIINAEGGYVSPGFIDIHSDYIEHMAAPRPTSLMNFDLSLRETEKQLIAHGITTMFHSLSLFKETEYDYKPIREPENVRKFIDLIGQSHRRKHLVRHRFHARFEIDNVEEIDNLKNYIRENKVHLVSFMDHTPGQGQYRHLEVYRKTVKSYNNISDASIDVLIRNHQMKEKLSIEDMKEIAALAQEYQIAIASHDDDTLEKLELVHSFGTTISEFPITLEVANRARNLGMFTTAGAPNVLLGGSHSGNLGAAEAIQNQAIDILCSDYYPAAMLHAIFTLVNEYDMDLADMMKLVTLNPAKAVKMDHEIGSIREGKKADMLIIENISDDFPVITGVFVDGKLIQKTNYRL; translated from the coding sequence TTGTACGTCATTACAAATGGAAGATTGATTACCGAAGATACCGTTTTACACGGTTATGATCTTTTAATAGAAGAAGATAGAATCACAAAAATGGCACCAAAAGGCGAGATAAAGTTTGAAGAAGGAATGGAGATTATTAATGCGGAAGGAGGCTATGTTTCACCGGGATTTATTGATATTCATTCTGATTATATTGAACATATGGCAGCACCAAGACCAACCTCATTAATGAATTTTGATTTGAGTTTAAGAGAAACGGAGAAACAGCTGATTGCTCACGGAATTACAACGATGTTTCATTCTCTCTCTCTTTTTAAAGAAACCGAATATGACTATAAGCCAATAAGAGAACCAGAGAATGTCCGGAAATTTATTGATTTGATTGGACAAAGTCATAGAAGGAAGCATCTAGTTCGTCACAGATTCCATGCTAGATTTGAAATTGATAATGTAGAAGAAATCGATAATCTAAAAAATTATATAAGAGAAAATAAAGTTCATTTAGTTTCCTTTATGGACCATACACCAGGGCAAGGACAGTATCGTCATTTAGAAGTTTATCGAAAAACGGTGAAAAGCTATAACAATATTAGCGATGCATCGATTGATGTATTGATTCGCAATCATCAAATGAAAGAAAAATTATCTATAGAAGATATGAAGGAAATTGCTGCGTTAGCCCAAGAGTATCAGATTGCTATCGCCTCTCATGATGATGATACGCTTGAAAAATTGGAGCTTGTTCATAGCTTTGGTACGACTATTAGTGAATTTCCGATTACGTTAGAGGTTGCTAACAGGGCTAGAAATCTTGGGATGTTTACGACTGCTGGGGCGCCGAATGTCCTTTTAGGAGGTTCTCACAGTGGGAACTTAGGGGCTGCTGAAGCAATCCAAAATCAAGCTATTGATATTTTGTGCAGCGACTATTATCCGGCAGCCATGCTTCATGCCATCTTTACTTTAGTGAATGAATACGATATGGATCTAGCAGATATGATGAAGCTAGTTACGCTTAACCCTGCTAAAGCGGTAAAAATGGATCATGAAATTGGTTCCATTCGTGAAGGAAAGAAAGCAGATATGCTCATTATTGAAAATATAAGTGATGACTTCCCAGTAATTACAGGTGTATTTGTCGATGGGAAGCTTATTCAAAAAACAAACTATCGACTTTAA
- the phnH gene encoding phosphonate C-P lyase system protein PhnH translates to MKLDIVHDLQSFYRKLVHAYSRPGQLANLRKEAAIVREDGNEECPTPILLIALTLFDQEVTFKVLSEKAGMITKTINQLTYAKQGEIEEADYILVLQDAETGALNKAIEKAKSGTLKNPHSSATIIIEVTEITAEPALELKGPGIKTVEYVQVELAENWIESRQSKNKEFPLGVDLMFVDQQDQLLSVPRTTQISENRVMV, encoded by the coding sequence GTGAAGTTAGATATTGTTCATGACTTACAATCATTTTACCGAAAATTAGTCCATGCTTATTCGAGACCAGGCCAGTTGGCAAATTTAAGGAAAGAAGCAGCTATAGTCAGGGAAGATGGAAATGAAGAATGTCCTACGCCTATCTTATTGATAGCCTTAACTTTATTTGATCAGGAAGTGACCTTTAAAGTCCTTTCTGAAAAAGCAGGAATGATTACGAAAACAATTAATCAATTAACTTATGCAAAGCAGGGAGAGATAGAGGAAGCTGATTACATTTTAGTTCTTCAAGATGCAGAAACAGGAGCGCTTAATAAGGCAATAGAAAAAGCAAAATCTGGAACTTTAAAAAATCCTCATTCATCTGCAACGATTATTATCGAAGTAACGGAAATAACGGCTGAACCTGCCCTTGAGCTTAAAGGACCAGGAATTAAAACAGTTGAATATGTGCAAGTGGAGTTAGCAGAGAATTGGATAGAGTCTAGGCAATCAAAAAATAAGGAATTCCCCCTTGGGGTCGATCTTATGTTTGTTGATCAACAGGATCAGCTATTGTCAGTGCCGCGCACAACTCAAATTAGTGAAAATAGGGTGATGGTCTAA
- the phnD gene encoding phosphate/phosphite/phosphonate ABC transporter substrate-binding protein, with amino-acid sequence MKRSLLFLLSLLMLFVAGCSSSSSGGASGDKDTLTIAWLPNESGADLTEARDEIGKIIEEKTGKKVKHQTTTDYIVAIEAVANGNADMAFLGAQGYIEAHNKNDKVLPLVVPTGASGTLDDAVYYSWLAAEKDNADQYKEGDGFAIDNIQGKKFSFVSNSSTSGFKVPSTGIVDYFSEKAEFKDLTAEDLLEGGDGNFFSEVLYGGSHQGSAVNLLSGKADVAAFCDTCVNNYVELEDGEENRPGAIYKVKTDAAEPFNTVTGKEFQLISVTPVLNAPFVVNTDNISEDLQAQLLEVMTSDEITNNEKVFVPEDSEFSGLFKKTADERLVEVKDEWFNPIRELSK; translated from the coding sequence ATGAAGAGATCTTTATTATTTTTGTTATCTTTACTTATGTTATTTGTTGCTGGATGTTCGTCTTCTAGTTCAGGAGGCGCATCAGGTGATAAAGATACACTTACAATTGCCTGGCTCCCTAATGAATCAGGGGCTGATCTTACAGAAGCACGTGATGAAATTGGAAAAATTATTGAAGAAAAGACCGGGAAAAAAGTAAAGCATCAAACAACAACGGATTATATCGTTGCAATCGAAGCAGTTGCAAATGGAAATGCCGACATGGCGTTCTTAGGTGCACAAGGTTACATAGAAGCACATAACAAAAACGATAAAGTACTCCCACTTGTTGTACCAACTGGTGCTTCAGGGACTTTAGATGATGCTGTATACTACAGCTGGTTAGCAGCTGAAAAGGATAATGCGGATCAATATAAAGAAGGCGATGGATTTGCAATTGACAATATTCAAGGGAAGAAATTTTCATTTGTATCCAATAGTTCAACGTCAGGATTTAAAGTTCCTTCCACAGGTATTGTTGATTATTTCAGTGAAAAAGCTGAATTCAAAGATTTAACGGCAGAAGATTTACTTGAAGGCGGAGACGGTAATTTCTTTAGTGAAGTACTATACGGTGGTTCTCACCAAGGTTCGGCAGTTAATCTATTATCAGGGAAAGCAGACGTAGCAGCATTCTGTGATACATGCGTAAATAATTATGTGGAATTAGAAGATGGAGAAGAGAACAGACCAGGTGCGATTTATAAAGTTAAAACAGATGCTGCTGAGCCTTTTAATACTGTTACAGGGAAAGAATTTCAACTTATTTCCGTTACACCAGTATTGAATGCGCCATTTGTCGTAAACACAGACAATATTAGTGAAGATCTTCAAGCACAGCTTCTAGAAGTTATGACCTCAGATGAGATTACAAACAACGAAAAAGTTTTTGTTCCGGAAGACTCTGAGTTCTCAGGATTATTTAAGAAAACGGCGGACGAGCGTTTAGTTGAAGTAAAAGATGAATGGTTTAATCCGATTCGCGAGCTTTCAAAATAA
- a CDS encoding ATP-binding cassette domain-containing protein, giving the protein MTGFEVPVLSVKNLNKQYGPGCLHCKDKSSDSLGKNYCQVCGTVYACRDVSFEVFPGEVLGIVGESGSGKSTLMQCLYFDQEVTAGGAFVSSYENGEKNLFQESSQQQRYIRNHIMGKVYQNPLLGLRMNFSSIGNIAEKLIAAGSNHVGVMEDRGTDLLNKVNIPVHRRKEAPKNFSGGMQQRVQIAKALSNNPPILLLDEVTTGLDLSVQASVLDLIKGLQRELSISIVLVSHDLGVIRMLADRTLVMLEGKVIEEGLTDQILEDPQHPYTQQLVHSLL; this is encoded by the coding sequence ATGACAGGATTTGAAGTTCCGGTTTTATCCGTAAAAAATCTTAATAAACAGTATGGTCCTGGCTGCTTACATTGTAAGGATAAATCAAGTGATTCATTAGGGAAAAACTATTGCCAGGTGTGTGGAACGGTTTATGCATGCCGTGATGTTTCCTTTGAGGTCTTTCCAGGTGAAGTGCTCGGGATTGTTGGCGAAAGTGGAAGCGGGAAGTCAACGTTAATGCAATGTCTTTATTTTGACCAAGAAGTGACAGCGGGCGGTGCATTTGTCAGTAGTTATGAAAATGGCGAGAAAAATCTTTTTCAAGAGTCCTCTCAACAGCAACGTTATATCCGCAACCACATCATGGGAAAAGTTTATCAAAATCCGCTTTTAGGGTTAAGAATGAACTTCTCATCGATAGGCAACATCGCCGAAAAGCTGATAGCAGCAGGAAGTAACCATGTTGGTGTGATGGAGGATAGAGGGACAGATCTTTTGAATAAAGTGAATATTCCCGTCCATCGCCGAAAAGAAGCGCCGAAAAATTTTTCTGGCGGCATGCAGCAACGTGTACAAATTGCAAAGGCTCTTTCCAATAATCCACCCATTCTGCTGTTAGATGAAGTGACGACAGGGCTTGATCTTTCTGTCCAAGCAAGTGTTCTAGATTTGATTAAGGGCCTGCAGCGTGAACTAAGCATTAGCATTGTCCTCGTTTCACATGATTTAGGAGTGATTCGCATGCTTGCAGATCGAACACTTGTAATGTTGGAGGGCAAAGTGATTGAAGAAGGATTAACAGATCAAATATTAGAAGATCCGCAACATCCATATACACAGCAATTGGTTCATTCTCTGCTTTAA
- a CDS encoding alpha-D-ribose 1-methylphosphonate 5-phosphate C-P-lyase PhnJ gives MNTAYNFAFFDEGSKREIRRATLKAIAIPGYQVPFASREMPIGRGWGTGGLQLTLSLIGKRDVLKVIDQGSDESVNAVNIKKLVSDTTGIITTDYTAEATLIQSRHRIPEVPLTKDQILVLQVPLPEPLRYYEPSESETKKLHAEKEYSGAWLMLFEQIMKYGSMTTGADHPVLVYDRYVMAPSPIPRFDNSKMNDSEALILLGAGREKKVYAVPPYTKVVSLDFEDFPFEPEPFEDKQCRLCGSTGVFLDELVDELTDETVYQCNDTSYCLEKLNTVGVK, from the coding sequence ATGAACACGGCTTATAATTTTGCTTTTTTTGATGAAGGATCCAAACGTGAAATTCGGAGAGCAACCTTAAAGGCTATTGCTATTCCAGGGTATCAAGTACCGTTTGCATCGAGGGAAATGCCGATTGGCCGGGGATGGGGAACAGGTGGATTGCAGTTAACCCTCTCGCTCATTGGGAAAAGGGATGTGTTAAAGGTAATCGATCAAGGTTCTGATGAATCGGTAAACGCAGTGAATATTAAAAAGCTTGTTTCTGACACGACAGGCATTATCACTACAGATTACACAGCAGAGGCAACGTTGATCCAATCAAGACACAGAATACCGGAAGTACCGCTCACAAAAGACCAGATTCTAGTTTTACAAGTGCCTTTACCGGAACCACTTCGCTATTATGAGCCAAGTGAAAGTGAAACGAAGAAACTACATGCGGAAAAAGAGTATAGCGGTGCGTGGCTGATGTTGTTCGAGCAGATTATGAAATATGGCAGCATGACAACAGGTGCTGATCATCCCGTTCTCGTTTATGATCGCTATGTGATGGCGCCAAGCCCTATCCCACGTTTTGATAATTCAAAAATGAATGATAGTGAGGCACTGATACTATTAGGGGCTGGTCGTGAAAAGAAAGTATATGCAGTTCCTCCCTATACAAAGGTAGTCTCACTAGACTTTGAAGATTTTCCGTTTGAGCCAGAGCCCTTTGAGGACAAGCAATGTCGTTTATGCGGGTCGACTGGGGTATTTCTAGATGAGCTTGTCGATGAATTAACAGATGAAACAGTATATCAATGCAATGATACAAGCTATTGTCTTGAAAAATTAAATACGGTTGGAGTGAAATAA
- a CDS encoding PhnE/PtxC family ABC transporter permease, translating into MQADFFAKKRKSSLRFFVVLAAITICAIIMTEYNVVKGFESLPRAVTWALGNFYPTQESLVKLPNILKSLVETLLVSIAATTIGAVFAILFAIMGSNTTKINGFFGSISRGIATIFRNIDVAAWAMILLFSFGQSSLTGYFALFFGSFGFLTRAFVETIDEVSEGSVEALRATGANYFSIIFQSVIPSSLPQMISWVLFMIETNIRSATLIGLLTGSGIGFTFNLYYKSLNYDIASLVVITIVVSILLIESISNYVRRVIL; encoded by the coding sequence ATGCAAGCTGATTTCTTTGCAAAAAAGAGAAAAAGTTCCCTTCGTTTTTTTGTTGTTTTAGCTGCTATTACAATATGTGCCATTATCATGACAGAATACAATGTAGTCAAAGGTTTTGAGTCTCTCCCACGGGCTGTTACATGGGCTTTGGGGAATTTTTATCCAACACAGGAGTCTTTAGTAAAGCTTCCTAATATATTAAAAAGCTTGGTGGAAACCTTATTAGTTTCCATTGCGGCAACGACCATTGGAGCAGTATTTGCAATATTGTTTGCCATTATGGGTTCCAATACGACGAAAATCAATGGCTTCTTTGGAAGTATTAGTCGTGGCATTGCAACGATTTTTCGAAATATTGATGTCGCTGCCTGGGCAATGATTCTCCTTTTTTCTTTTGGACAAAGTTCCTTAACAGGCTATTTTGCGTTGTTTTTCGGTTCATTTGGATTTTTAACAAGAGCTTTCGTAGAGACGATAGATGAAGTAAGTGAAGGATCGGTCGAGGCACTAAGAGCAACAGGCGCTAACTATTTTTCAATCATTTTTCAATCTGTAATTCCGTCTAGTCTTCCCCAAATGATTAGCTGGGTACTCTTTATGATTGAAACAAATATCCGCAGTGCCACATTAATAGGTTTGCTTACTGGATCGGGAATTGGCTTTACATTTAATCTCTATTATAAAAGCTTAAACTACGATATTGCTTCACTAGTAGTTATTACAATTGTTGTCTCTATTCTTTTAATAGAATCTATATCTAACTATGTAAGGAGGGTGATTCTATAA
- the phnC gene encoding phosphonate ABC transporter ATP-binding protein produces MTTLLEINHVSKQFGNDTKALSDISFSVNEGEFVSIIGPSGAGKSTLLRCINRMIDASNGEIIFDNSNVLNLKKKQLKMVRTKIGMIFQHYNLVNRLSVIENTLHGNLGKKSTLAGVLGLYSQEEKEQAVEILSVLGLQEHMYKRADQLSGGQKQRVGIARALIQNPRMMLCDEPIASLDPNSAKVIMDHLQNISSKMGITVLVNLHQVDVALKYSDKIIGINSGQVVYNGSPNNITKEDIQRIYGSEAEDLIFDVGGIYAS; encoded by the coding sequence ATGACAACCTTACTAGAAATCAATCATGTGTCCAAGCAATTTGGAAATGATACAAAGGCGTTATCAGATATTAGCTTCTCTGTAAACGAAGGGGAGTTTGTTTCAATCATCGGTCCATCTGGAGCGGGGAAATCAACTCTCCTTCGCTGTATCAATCGAATGATTGATGCATCAAACGGAGAGATTATCTTTGATAACAGCAACGTCCTAAATTTAAAAAAGAAGCAATTAAAAATGGTTCGTACCAAAATTGGGATGATCTTTCAACACTATAATTTAGTGAATCGTTTGAGTGTAATCGAGAACACCTTGCATGGAAATCTAGGCAAAAAATCAACACTTGCCGGAGTCTTAGGTCTTTATAGTCAAGAAGAGAAGGAACAAGCGGTGGAGATTTTATCCGTGCTAGGGCTACAAGAACATATGTATAAGCGAGCGGATCAATTAAGTGGAGGACAAAAGCAGCGTGTTGGTATTGCACGCGCCCTTATTCAGAATCCGCGAATGATGCTATGTGATGAGCCAATTGCCTCACTTGATCCCAACTCCGCTAAGGTCATTATGGATCATCTTCAGAATATTTCATCGAAAATGGGCATTACCGTATTAGTCAACCTCCACCAAGTGGACGTAGCACTAAAATACTCTGATAAAATCATTGGGATTAACAGTGGCCAAGTCGTGTATAACGGCTCTCCAAACAATATCACCAAAGAGGATATTCAACGTATATACGGTTCGGAAGCGGAAGATCTCATTTTTGATGTAGGTGGCATCTATGCAAGCTGA
- the phnG gene encoding phosphonate C-P lyase system protein PhnG: MKRRRRTEILINGSLALAEKMAKMIHEYYEVVVIQEPENGLVMMKVRETSKKTLFYPGEVFVTECKVKVHESIGIGIVAGDQPTLAHHLAIIDAAFQAELPETNGWIELLEQEEQAILIKKATENKAILKTKVNFETMDVS, translated from the coding sequence ATGAAAAGAAGACGCAGAACGGAAATTTTGATAAATGGCTCACTAGCTCTAGCGGAAAAGATGGCTAAAATGATTCATGAATATTATGAGGTGGTGGTCATACAAGAACCGGAAAATGGTCTAGTAATGATGAAAGTTCGAGAGACATCAAAAAAGACGCTGTTTTATCCAGGAGAAGTGTTTGTCACAGAATGTAAAGTCAAGGTCCACGAAAGCATCGGAATTGGCATTGTGGCAGGTGATCAACCGACGTTAGCGCACCATCTTGCGATTATCGATGCAGCATTCCAAGCAGAACTGCCTGAAACAAATGGATGGATAGAGTTGCTCGAACAAGAGGAGCAAGCCATTTTAATAAAGAAAGCGACGGAGAATAAAGCCATATTAAAAACAAAAGTCAATTTTGAAACGATGGATGTTTCTTGA
- a CDS encoding phosphonate C-P lyase system protein PhnL: MENLLEIKDLSKSFDLHNLGKYIRAVSHVNIELKEGEFTGITGKSGSGKSTILKCIYGTYRIQKGSIWYDSKKFGPINLAQATERQMLYLRKHEIGYVSQFLNVMPRTTARQLVQQAILEMGKDQSFAKQETEMILAHFELDKELWDSYPTTFSGGEKLRLNIARAMVKKPRLLLLDEPTASLDHDSKRKVRLLIEQLMKEGTTMVGIFHDLEFMNHLCNREYNMQNGVFS, translated from the coding sequence ATGGAAAATCTTTTAGAAATTAAAGATTTATCTAAATCGTTTGATCTCCATAATCTCGGTAAATATATTCGTGCAGTCAGTCATGTCAATATCGAATTAAAAGAGGGTGAATTTACTGGAATAACTGGCAAAAGCGGAAGTGGGAAGTCTACCATTTTAAAATGTATCTATGGAACATACCGAATTCAGAAAGGAAGCATTTGGTACGATTCTAAAAAATTCGGACCTATTAACTTAGCACAAGCTACAGAACGGCAAATGCTTTATTTAAGGAAACATGAAATTGGCTATGTATCACAATTTTTAAATGTAATGCCTAGAACGACAGCGAGACAATTAGTGCAGCAGGCAATTCTTGAAATGGGTAAAGATCAGAGCTTCGCAAAACAGGAGACAGAAATGATTCTTGCCCATTTTGAATTAGACAAGGAATTATGGGACAGCTACCCAACCACCTTTTCTGGAGGGGAAAAGCTAAGGCTTAATATTGCACGAGCGATGGTGAAAAAACCTCGCTTGCTCCTACTAGATGAGCCAACTGCAAGCCTTGACCATGACTCGAAAAGGAAGGTAAGGCTCTTAATAGAACAGCTCATGAAGGAAGGAACGACAATGGTTGGAATCTTCCATGACTTAGAGTTTATGAATCATTTATGTAATCGAGAATATAACATGCAAAATGGCGTCTTCTCCTAA